One Pieris brassicae chromosome 11, ilPieBrab1.1, whole genome shotgun sequence DNA window includes the following coding sequences:
- the LOC123716112 gene encoding minor histocompatibility antigen H13, with product MAESVTEIPVNIEESIKETLQNGTIKPYMSIEGVAVAYLSLVVMAILPIFFGSFRSVKYLKEQKESGERPETMSNRDALMFPVIASCALFGLYIFFQFFSKEYINLLLTGYFFFLGVLALSHLLSPIISVMMPASVSKVPYHILFTRGDRDVVNYKFTSYDVICLVISFVFGLWYLHKKHWIANNLFGIAFAINGVELLQLNNVVTGCILLSGLFLYDIFWVFGTNVMVTVAKSFEAPIKLVFPQDIFVNGFNASNFAMLGLGDIVVPGIFIALLLRFDKSLKRNSEFYFRATFTAYIVGLLATIVVMHVFKHAQPALLYLVPACLATPLTLALLKGDLNALFNYEDQTAIEEKADTSKAKKSE from the exons atggcaGAATCCGTGACAGAAATACCGGTTAATATAGAAGAAAGTATAAAAGAaactttacaaaatggaaCAATAAAACCTTATATGAGTATAGAAGGGGTGGCAGTCGCGTACTTAAGTTTGGTGGTCATGGCGATTTTACCCATATTTTTCGGATCATTTCGTTCAGTGAAATATCTTAAAGAGCAAaag gAATCTGGTGAACGTCCTGAAACAATGTCCAACCGCGATGCACTCATGTTCCCAGTGATTGCCTCATGTGCTTTATTTGGTCTCTACATATTCTTCCAGTTCTTCTCCAAAGAGTATATAAACCTGCTTCTTACAGGTTACTTCTTTTTCTTAGGAGTATTGGCACTTAGTCATTTACTAAG CCCAATCATATCAGTGATGATGCCAGCATCAGTTTCAAAAGTGCCCTACCACATATTGTTTACTCGAGGTGATCGAGATGTAGTCAACTATAAGTTCACCTCTTATGATGTCATATGTTTGGTTATTTCTTTCGTCTTCGGCCTCTGGTATTTACATAAGAAG CACTGGATCGCAAACAATCTGTTTGGTATTGCATTTGCAATCAATGGAGTAGAGCTTTTGCAACTTAACAATGTCGTTACCGGCTGTATTTTATTGTCTGGACTCTTTTTGTATGATATTTTCTGGGTGTTTGGTACAAACGTAATGGTCACTGTTGCCAAGTCCTTTGAAGCGCCCATCAAAT TGGTTTTCCCTCAAGATATTTTCGTGAACGGTTTCAATGCCAGTAACTTTGCCATGTTGGGTCTGGGAGACATTGTGGTGCCCGGTATCTTCATTGCTCTGCTTTTGCGCTTCGACAAGAGTCTTAAACGCAATTCGGAGTTCTACTTCag AGCTACGTTCACAGCCTACATCGTAGGATTATTGGCCACGATCGTGGTAATGCACGTGTTTAAACACGCACAACCCGCTCTGCTCTATCTGGTACCGGCCTGTCTCGCAACACCCCTTACTCTTGCGTTACTCAAAGGAGATCTCAATGCTTTGTTCAA CTATGAAGACCAAACAGCTATTGAAGAGAAAGCAGACACGAGTAAGGCAAAGAAATCTGAATaa